A portion of the Blattabacterium clevelandi genome contains these proteins:
- the fmt gene encoding methionyl-tRNA formyltransferase: MKNFPRIVFIGSTPFSLFSLKELYIRRYNIVGIITNPDSIFNKKNKINNTSVKKYALENHIPILQPKNLLDSSFLKNLKIWKADIQIIVSFRILPKEVWGYPKMGTFNLHASLLPQYRGAAPINWAIINGENQTGLTTFMVNNQVDSGKILLQKKIKIKKEETAGTLENKLKKLSGSMIIKTLEGILQKKIKPQFQKSFSILKYAPKIYTIDCRIFWKETSIEVIYNKIRGLSPYPTAWTFLFFEEKKFFRFKIFIVKTIKKIHFFPIGFVIFSESEMKISVKEGFISIIEGQIEGKKKMNIKNLINGIKIRKNIFVR, translated from the coding sequence ATGAAAAATTTTCCTAGAATTGTATTTATAGGTTCTACTCCTTTTTCCCTTTTTTCTTTAAAAGAACTTTATATTAGACGATATAATATTGTAGGAATAATTACAAATCCTGATTCTATTTTTAATAAAAAAAATAAAATAAATAATACATCTGTTAAAAAATATGCATTAGAAAATCATATTCCTATTTTACAACCAAAAAATCTTCTAGATTCTTCTTTTTTAAAAAATTTAAAAATATGGAAAGCAGATATACAAATTATAGTTTCATTTAGAATTTTACCTAAAGAAGTTTGGGGGTATCCAAAAATGGGAACCTTTAATCTACATGCTTCTTTACTACCTCAATATAGAGGAGCAGCTCCTATTAATTGGGCAATTATTAATGGAGAAAATCAAACTGGATTAACTACTTTTATGGTAAATAATCAAGTTGATTCTGGAAAAATTCTTTTACAAAAAAAAATAAAAATAAAAAAAGAAGAAACTGCTGGTACACTTGAAAATAAATTAAAAAAATTGAGTGGATCTATGATCATAAAAACACTAGAAGGAATTCTTCAAAAAAAAATAAAACCCCAATTTCAAAAATCTTTTTCAATACTAAAATATGCTCCAAAAATATATACTATAGATTGTAGAATTTTTTGGAAAGAAACTTCTATAGAAGTTATTTATAATAAAATACGAGGACTTAGTCCTTATCCTACAGCATGGACATTTTTATTTTTTGAGGAAAAAAAATTTTTTAGATTTAAAATTTTCATTGTTAAAACAATAAAAAAAATACATTTTTTTCCAATTGGATTTGTAATTTTTTCAGAATCTGAAATGAAAATTTCGGTAAAAGAGGGATTTATCTCTATTATTGAAGGACAAATAGAAGGAAAAAAAAAAATGAATATAAAAAATTTAATTAATGGAATCAAAATAAGAAAAAATATTTTTGTTCGATAA
- the pheT gene encoding phenylalanine--tRNA ligase subunit beta: MRISYNWLKKYISVNLNSKKISNILTDIGLSVKNVSKITTKNNREDTILDIDITPNRSDAMSHYGIARDLYAILTYRGYKPILSKPIINNDKKDLNKYCFTILIEEEKKCRRYSGIALSKIKIDSSPDWLNDQLKSIGIKSINNVIDIKNFVMHELGQPIHIFDMDKIKGEKIIIKNAKNKTYFQSEDNIIKELDEKDLIISDTKNPLSIAGIINSHNSNISIKTKNIFLGSAYFNPIDIRSIGIKHIIKTDDRFLFEKGIDPNQTVYALQRMVYLLKEIIKCKISSDIVDIYPNPIFPLKIKLRYKKILDIIGKNICKKKIKKILSLLEIVIILENEKSLLVLVPPYRIDVQREIDLIEEILRIYGINQIKKSSKIKIYSIPNFCYKTKEKIQKIIFNQLVNYGFQEIINSPMRNQNSDSSLLNSFFDRESINIINPINKYYNSMRSTLLFGIIDSIKYNYNRGSHNIKFFEIGKIYYRKNHQFLEKTCLSIAISEIEKNNRKITENKNYVFFYLKGIIEQIFQRIGINYYTQESSMNPLFKENISIKYKNKNLVELGKIQKNISKNIEIFYAEIDLEYLISIVQEKKIIFIPYSKYPTSKRDLSLLIEKRIPFEKVYQLIKKMEKNLIKKIKICDLYEGKNLPKSKKSYTISFFFESKNETLTDIIINNLMKKIEKFLKNKLGAKIRGIS; this comes from the coding sequence ATGAGAATATCATATAATTGGCTTAAAAAATATATTTCCGTTAATCTTAATTCTAAAAAAATATCGAATATATTAACCGATATTGGATTATCGGTAAAAAATGTAAGTAAAATTACTACAAAAAATAATAGAGAAGATACTATTCTAGATATAGATATTACACCTAATCGTTCCGATGCTATGAGTCATTATGGAATCGCTCGTGATTTATATGCTATTTTAACTTATCGTGGATATAAACCTATTTTATCAAAACCTATAATAAATAATGATAAAAAAGATCTTAACAAATATTGTTTTACAATATTAATTGAAGAAGAAAAAAAATGCAGAAGATATTCTGGAATAGCTCTTTCTAAAATAAAAATAGATTCATCTCCAGATTGGTTAAATGATCAATTAAAATCAATAGGAATCAAATCCATTAATAATGTAATAGATATAAAAAATTTTGTAATGCATGAATTAGGTCAACCTATACATATTTTTGATATGGACAAAATAAAAGGAGAAAAAATAATTATAAAAAATGCAAAAAATAAGACTTATTTTCAATCTGAAGATAATATTATAAAAGAATTAGATGAAAAAGATTTAATTATATCTGATACAAAAAATCCTTTATCTATAGCTGGAATTATAAATAGTCATAATTCAAATATTAGTATAAAAACAAAAAATATTTTTTTAGGAAGTGCATATTTTAATCCTATTGATATTCGTTCTATTGGAATAAAACATATAATCAAAACTGACGATAGATTTCTATTTGAAAAAGGGATAGATCCTAATCAAACAGTATATGCCTTACAAAGAATGGTATATCTTCTTAAAGAAATTATAAAATGTAAAATAAGTTCTGATATAGTGGATATTTATCCAAATCCAATTTTTCCATTAAAAATAAAACTTCGTTATAAAAAAATTCTGGATATTATTGGAAAAAATATATGTAAAAAAAAAATCAAAAAAATTTTATCATTACTTGAAATTGTAATTATTTTAGAAAATGAAAAATCATTATTAGTCCTTGTTCCTCCTTATCGAATAGATGTACAAAGAGAAATAGATTTAATAGAAGAAATATTGCGTATTTATGGAATAAACCAAATAAAAAAATCCAGTAAAATAAAAATCTATTCAATTCCTAATTTTTGTTATAAAACAAAAGAAAAAATACAAAAAATTATTTTTAATCAGTTGGTAAATTATGGATTTCAAGAAATTATAAATTCTCCTATGAGAAATCAAAATTCAGATTCTTCTTTATTAAATTCTTTTTTTGATAGAGAATCAATTAATATTATTAACCCTATAAATAAATATTATAATTCAATGCGTTCAACTCTATTATTTGGAATAATAGATAGCATAAAGTATAATTATAATAGAGGAAGTCACAATATAAAATTTTTTGAAATTGGAAAAATTTATTATAGAAAAAATCATCAATTTTTAGAAAAAACTTGTCTTAGTATTGCTATATCAGAAATAGAAAAAAATAATAGAAAAATAACAGAAAATAAAAATTATGTATTTTTTTATTTAAAAGGAATTATAGAACAAATTTTTCAAAGAATAGGAATTAACTATTATACTCAAGAATCCTCTATGAATCCTCTTTTTAAAGAAAATATATCCATTAAATATAAAAATAAAAATCTTGTAGAATTAGGAAAAATTCAAAAAAATATATCTAAAAATATAGAAATATTCTATGCAGAAATTGATTTGGAATATTTAATTTCTATTGTTCAAGAAAAAAAAATAATTTTTATTCCATATTCTAAATATCCTACTTCAAAAAGAGACTTATCATTATTAATTGAAAAAAGAATTCCATTTGAAAAAGTTTATCAATTAATAAAAAAAATGGAAAAAAATTTAATTAAAAAAATCAAAATATGTGATTTATATGAAGGAAAAAATTTACCAAAATCAAAAAAATCTTATACTATAAGTTTTTTTTTTGAAAGTAAAAATGAAACATTAACCGATATTATTATTAATAATTTAATGAAAAAAATAGAAAAATTTTTAAAAAATAAATTAGGAGCAAAAATTAGAGGAATATCTTAA
- a CDS encoding glycine--tRNA ligase — translation MKDNYHFFHFLISHAKNYGFVFPSSEIYGGLHAIYDYGQYGIELKNNIKEYWWKSMTQLNENIVGIDTSILMNSDVWKASGHIEKFNDFLIDNKDSKKRYCPEVLIREYVNLMDNKNKGHLVNIPKEKILFRMYQSLKKKDLLDIRVLIDELNIPDPICGSHNWTNIRLFNMMFKIEEEKGNLLYLRPETAQGIFSNFLNIKNSSRMKIPFGIAQIGKSFRNEIIARKFIFRMREFEQMEMQFFIFPEEEMKWYEYWKKNRLKWHLELNLGNQKYQIRDHDQLAHYASVGSDIEFNFPFGFKEIEGIHSRRDFDLKQHEVFSKKKLRIFGKKKNFGNYIPYVIETSLGLDRLFLAIFSSSLKKEKLENGNERIVLKFPPYLSPIKAAVFPLVLKDGLPEIAKRIFNNLKMDYQIIYDQKKSIGKLYRRQDAIGTPLCFTIDYDTIKTNTVTMRDRDSMKQKRVHIKNISKIIEYKTGIRKILKKLSI, via the coding sequence ATGAAAGATAACTATCATTTTTTCCATTTTTTAATTTCTCATGCCAAAAATTATGGTTTTGTTTTTCCCTCTAGTGAAATTTATGGAGGATTACATGCTATTTATGATTATGGACAATATGGAATAGAATTAAAAAATAATATTAAAGAATATTGGTGGAAGTCTATGACTCAACTTAATGAAAATATAGTTGGTATAGATACTTCTATACTTATGAATTCTGATGTTTGGAAAGCTTCTGGACATATTGAAAAATTTAATGATTTTTTAATTGACAATAAGGATTCTAAAAAAAGATATTGTCCGGAGGTATTAATTAGAGAATATGTTAATTTAATGGATAATAAAAATAAAGGTCATTTAGTAAATATTCCTAAAGAAAAAATATTATTTCGAATGTATCAATCCTTAAAAAAAAAGGATTTATTAGATATTCGTGTTTTAATTGATGAATTAAATATACCTGATCCTATATGTGGATCTCATAATTGGACAAATATTCGTTTATTTAATATGATGTTTAAAATTGAAGAAGAAAAAGGAAATTTATTATATCTACGTCCGGAAACTGCTCAGGGAATATTTTCTAATTTTTTAAATATAAAAAATTCTAGTAGGATGAAAATTCCTTTTGGAATTGCTCAAATAGGAAAATCATTTCGTAATGAAATTATTGCTAGAAAATTTATTTTTCGTATGCGTGAATTTGAACAAATGGAAATGCAATTTTTTATTTTTCCTGAAGAAGAAATGAAATGGTATGAATATTGGAAGAAAAATAGGTTAAAATGGCATTTAGAATTAAATTTAGGAAATCAAAAATATCAAATACGTGATCATGATCAACTTGCACATTATGCTAGTGTCGGATCAGATATAGAATTTAATTTTCCTTTTGGATTTAAAGAAATAGAAGGGATCCATTCCCGAAGAGATTTCGATTTAAAACAACATGAGGTTTTTTCCAAAAAAAAATTAAGAATTTTTGGAAAAAAAAAGAATTTTGGAAATTATATTCCTTATGTAATAGAAACATCCCTGGGATTAGATCGTCTTTTTTTAGCTATATTTTCTTCTTCTCTTAAAAAAGAAAAATTAGAAAATGGGAATGAACGTATTGTACTAAAATTTCCTCCTTATTTATCTCCTATAAAAGCAGCTGTATTTCCATTAGTTTTAAAAGATGGATTACCAGAAATTGCAAAACGAATATTTAATAATCTTAAAATGGATTATCAAATAATTTATGATCAAAAAAAATCTATTGGCAAACTTTATCGAAGACAAGATGCTATTGGTACTCCTCTTTGTTTTACTATAGATTATGATACTATAAAAACAAATACAGTAACTATGAGAGATAGAGATTCTATGAAACAAAAAAGAGTTCATATAAAAAATATTTCTAAAATTATAGAATATAAAACTGGAATACGAAAAATTTTAAAAAAATTATCAATATAA
- the pdxH gene encoding pyridoxamine 5'-phosphate oxidase, whose translation MTFDLSDYRKIYKKKNLIESDVPSDPLKLFHNWFQEEKNIHKIHKKINEETNAMSISTIGKDGVPETRIVLLKMYSQEGFIFYTNYYSLKGRSIQKNPKVCISFYWPNTERQIIIQGDVLKLSKNESDEYFYKRPKKNQIGCWASKQSVIIPSKEYLCIQYQKWTHFFKIHMIKRPFYWGGYIVKPYKMEFWQGQPNRLHDRLIYSLEKKRNKWKLYRLSP comes from the coding sequence ATGACTTTTGATTTAAGTGATTATAGAAAAATTTATAAAAAAAAAAATTTAATAGAATCCGATGTTCCATCGGATCCTTTAAAATTATTTCATAATTGGTTTCAAGAAGAAAAAAATATTCATAAAATACATAAAAAAATAAATGAAGAAACTAATGCTATGTCTATTTCAACTATAGGAAAAGATGGAGTTCCTGAAACTAGAATTGTTTTGTTAAAAATGTATTCTCAAGAAGGGTTTATTTTTTATACAAATTATTATAGCTTGAAAGGAAGATCTATTCAAAAAAATCCAAAAGTATGTATTTCTTTTTATTGGCCAAATACAGAAAGACAAATTATTATTCAAGGAGATGTTTTAAAATTATCAAAAAATGAATCGGATGAATATTTTTATAAAAGACCAAAAAAAAATCAAATAGGATGTTGGGCTTCTAAACAAAGTGTCATTATTCCATCTAAAGAATATTTATGTATTCAATATCAAAAATGGACTCATTTTTTTAAAATACACATGATAAAACGTCCTTTTTATTGGGGTGGATATATCGTAAAACCTTATAAAATGGAATTTTGGCAAGGACAACCTAATAGACTTCATGATAGGTTAATTTACAGTTTAGAAAAAAAACGGAATAAATGGAAATTATATCGGTTATCTCCATAA
- the dnaN gene encoding DNA polymerase III subunit beta has protein sequence MHFFVSSFYLLQKLCVLHKIIKNNSKYFLFELFEEKLIIIISDSENNILTTEIKVCVKKKSKEKIAIHPKLMIDILNTFPEEPLLIKKEKNILNIYSKQGSYPIPSISNEIKSINNYSNTFLVVKKTKKIILYSKILLKILKKTLFATGNEYLNPIMNGVFFHFSPYGSTFVATDTYKLVKYTIYNIRFNYSIKFTIHKKSLHILQNILNEEHEKSIVDIEYKKIDIIKFNFKNKTFLCRLINEKYPDFNSVIPKNKDISFIVNRLLFLNSIKRISIFSKKKISFIRFYLKNNKLKIYEEDSIISNYSKIQCKSIYEKCQGEYIKMGFNSKFLIESLSSFNENFISFELCNSNKTGIIRPYSNNIKKKESILILIMSVII, from the coding sequence ATGCATTTTTTTGTTTCTAGTTTTTATCTTTTACAAAAATTATGTGTTTTACATAAAATTATAAAAAATAATTCAAAATATTTTCTTTTTGAACTTTTCGAAGAAAAATTAATCATTATAATTTCAGATTCAGAAAATAACATTCTTACTACAGAAATAAAAGTATGTGTAAAAAAAAAATCAAAAGAAAAAATAGCTATTCATCCCAAATTGATGATAGATATTTTAAATACCTTTCCTGAAGAGCCTCTTCTTATAAAAAAAGAAAAAAATATACTTAATATTTATTCTAAACAAGGTAGTTATCCTATTCCTAGTATATCTAATGAAATTAAATCTATAAATAACTATTCAAATACTTTTTTAGTAGTAAAAAAAACTAAAAAAATTATTTTATATTCAAAAATACTTTTAAAAATTTTAAAAAAAACTTTATTTGCAACAGGAAATGAATATTTAAATCCCATTATGAATGGAGTTTTTTTTCATTTTTCTCCATATGGATCTACTTTTGTAGCTACGGATACTTATAAATTGGTAAAATATACTATATATAATATTAGATTTAATTATTCCATTAAATTTACTATACATAAAAAATCTCTTCATATACTTCAAAATATTTTAAATGAAGAACACGAAAAAAGTATTGTTGATATTGAATATAAAAAAATTGATATAATTAAATTTAATTTTAAAAATAAAACTTTTTTATGTAGATTAATTAATGAAAAATATCCAGATTTTAACTCTGTAATTCCTAAAAATAAAGATATATCATTCATTGTTAATCGACTTTTATTTCTAAATTCTATTAAAAGAATCTCTATTTTTTCTAAAAAAAAAATAAGTTTTATTCGATTTTATTTAAAGAATAATAAATTAAAAATTTATGAAGAAGATTCCATTATTTCTAATTATTCAAAAATACAATGTAAATCTATTTATGAAAAGTGTCAAGGTGAATATATTAAAATGGGGTTTAATTCTAAATTTTTAATAGAATCATTATCTTCTTTTAATGAAAATTTTATCAGTTTTGAATTGTGCAATTCAAATAAAACTGGTATTATTAGACCTTATTCTAATAATATAAAAAAAAAAGAATCAATTTTAATATTGATTATGTCTGTAATAATATGA
- a CDS encoding HU family DNA-binding protein, producing the protein MNKTELVNSIAEKTGITKIKAKNIIDAFIETVIESLKKGDKVTLVGFGTFSVIERNPRNGINPRTGKKIFIPGKKVAKFKIGAELTNL; encoded by the coding sequence ATGAACAAAACAGAATTGGTTAATTCAATAGCTGAAAAAACCGGGATTACAAAAATAAAAGCGAAAAATATTATAGATGCATTTATTGAAACCGTAATTGAATCCCTAAAAAAAGGAGATAAAGTTACCTTAGTTGGATTTGGAACCTTTTCTGTTATAGAAAGGAATCCAAGAAATGGAATTAATCCTAGAACAGGAAAAAAAATTTTTATTCCAGGAAAAAAGGTTGCTAAATTTAAAATAGGTGCAGAACTAACGAATTTGTAA
- a CDS encoding DUF2795 domain-containing protein yields MYWTLELASHLEDAPWPASKDELIDFAIRTGAPLEVVENLQQLENGEGEIFESIEDIWADYPRDDEDFYWNRDEYEL; encoded by the coding sequence ATGTATTGGACTTTAGAATTAGCTTCTCATTTAGAAGATGCTCCTTGGCCAGCTTCAAAAGATGAATTAATCGATTTTGCTATTCGAACAGGTGCTCCATTGGAAGTTGTGGAAAATCTTCAGCAGTTAGAAAATGGAGAAGGAGAAATTTTTGAATCTATAGAAGATATATGGGCAGATTATCCACGGGATGACGAAGATTTTTATTGGAATAGAGACGAATATGAACTTTAA